A stretch of Triticum aestivum cultivar Chinese Spring chromosome 1D, IWGSC CS RefSeq v2.1, whole genome shotgun sequence DNA encodes these proteins:
- the LOC123171943 gene encoding uncharacterized protein — protein MESPQKKAASMDGSKSKTTAHLLPVTVAKKTPRPDHVRWVSAWALFTASVFAFSFAVGSAIAYALDHFHVACSQSSFFLRCDQLTDAAEAVVNALGTGMLCCAALQAAAAVLALRLRCRRRSLAYLALALTIGGHCIYAAIAHLLLVADPGDLFFGISFAVSIVFFAAGDIISFVSLLRGGEDEE, from the exons ATGGAGTCTCCGCAGAAGAAGGCTGCATCCATGGACGGCAGCAAGAGCAAGACGACGGCTCATCTGCTGCCGGTGACCGTGGCCAAGAAGACGCCACGTCCGGATCATGTCCGATGGGTCAGCGCGTGGGCGCTCTTCACCGCCAGCGTCTTCGCCTTCTCCTTCGCCGTGGGCTCTGCAATCGCCTACGCACTCGACCATTTCCACGTCGCCTGCAGCCAG TCCTCCTTCTTCCTCCGGTGCGACCAGCTGACGGACGCGGCGGAAGCCGTGGTGAATGCCCTAGGGACCGGGATGCTGTGCTGCGCCGCGCTCCAGGCGGCCGCGGCGGTGCTGGCGCTGCGGCTCCGTTGCCGCCGTCGCTCCCTCGCCTACCTCGCGCTCGCGCTCACCATCGGCGGCCACTGCATCTACGCCGCCATAGCCCACCTCTTACTCGTCGCCGACCCAGGAGACCTCTTCTTCGGGATCAGCTTCGCGGTGAGCATCGTCTTCTTCGCGGCGGGAGACATCATCAGCTTCGTGTCCCTCCTCCGCGGCGGCGAGGACGAGGAGTAG